The window TGTAAGCTCCTGTAAGGTCTGGAAGTGTGTCAAGGTCTAATTCTACCGAACAAGTCAAAGTTGGCTCCTCAGAAATAAAATGATTTCCGGCTTGTGCTCCTGCTAGTTGGTCAAATTTTATCTTGTTAGTTTCATAAGGTGCTGTGAAGATTGTGTCCTGCTCTTCCAATGTTCTATTGATTGTTACAGCATTTCCACCTTCAAGAGTAAAGTCTATCTTACATACTCCAAGTGTTATAACGTCCATTATTTCCCTCCTTCCTACGAAGTTATTTCAATATTATATTTAAAGCCGTAGCTGTTTTTTAATCCTGTGGCCTCGATACTAAGAGTGTTGAACTTGCTATATGAGTATCTTTTATCCAAAGACATAGTAACAGCCGCTTTGTATAGAGTTATTTTTATTCCAGACGAAATTATTACAAGTTCCCCTGTTCTTAGAAGCTCTAGACTATTGCCTTTAAGACTTAGCATTTCAGCTAGATCTGAGGTATACGGAATCGCACATTGGAATTTAACCTTTTCATCAACTTGCTTGATTTCAACTGGTTCTTTCACTACGTCCGTTTTTATCTCTTCTGTTATAGGCGTTATTGTCAATTTGACTTCTTCACTTTCCAGAGTTGGACCTAAATTTATTCCGTCTAAACTTATTAATGCCGGGCCTATAAAATAATCTGTATCAAATCCCCAGACTAACATTTAAAACACCATTATCCCCGGTGCATATTTTTCCGGTTCCTCTTCTGGACTTATTGAGGCTTTCTCCTGTGCCTCTTTTATCTCCTTTATGGTGTCCCAGAATCCAGTCATAAGGTTATCAACATACCCTTCGTAGTCGTTATTTGATATCTGCTCAAATAACTTTGCTCCTACGTAGGAAGTACAGAGATCACTCAAGAGGCTAGGCCCGTTTACCCCTTCTTTAAGTACTGTTAGATTCACAGCAGCGTCAATTACTGCTATAGCTACATTTTCCAGCTGAAGGGCCTTAGAGATAAAGTCAGACTCCCCAAATCCCCAGTGATGTAAGATTGCATTTTTGGTCTGCTCCGGCATGAATTTATCCGGCATGTAATTATAATTAGCCATTTACTCCAGGCCCTCCCATCTATCTTATAGTCCTGTACAGTTGTATCTATTGAATTTATTGGTGTTTACCACGATTGGCATTGGAGCTGATTTAGCCCAGATACCTTTTTGACCTGTAGTTTCTTCCACTCTGAGTTCTCCAGCTACTAACTCGGCTCTTGCGATTTTAGATTCGTTGGATTTTACATCTCCCCACACAAGGCATCCGTACCCTACTGCAAGAGTTGCTGGATCTGAAAGGATAAGCATTGCAGAAGTATCAATGTTATTTCCATCTGTACCTGTGGCATCCATGAGCATCTCTATTTTCTTTCCTGCTACAGTAAGGATAGGAATCTCACCTACAAAAGAGAAAGATACACCATTTATATTTTGCGCTGCATTTAGAGCCTCATTTTTAACAGCATTAAATACTGTTACACCGGCTTCTACTTTTGGAGACACTCCGTATTTCTTGATATAAGCTGTGATTTTAGCAAGGACCACATCTGAAGCCACCTTATCTGCAAAGGCAAGAGTTATAGCAGAAGTTACTCCTACATTATGAGTAGTTCCTGACTTATCAGTGTAAGTCCCTTTTAGGTATGCATCGGCACATTGTCTTTCTATTCTGTTTGCAACAGATGCAGAAGCGATTCTTGCATATTTGGCTTCCATAGCCGCTATAGAGTCGATCTCCTTACCATCTGTTGTATAAGTAGGTACACCGGCCTTTATATTTGTCAGGTCAGATGCAGAGTAGGCATAAGTTCCTCCAACTATATCAGGAGTGAACTCTATTGATTTAAACCCGTCTTTCCCTAGCAAAGGAAGAACGTCCTCTCTTCCTACTATTCCAGCCACGACAAAGTGATCTAACATCTCATCTACTCTT is drawn from Ilyobacter polytropus DSM 2926 and contains these coding sequences:
- a CDS encoding major capsid protein, which produces MNEKMIHLIALINAAKQRIQVPQVYSNKFMAAGNKFLSNTEAIRVDEMLDHFVVAGIVGREDVLPLLGKDGFKSIEFTPDIVGGTYAYSASDLTNIKAGVPTYTTDGKEIDSIAAMEAKYARIASASVANRIERQCADAYLKGTYTDKSGTTHNVGVTSAITLAFADKVASDVVLAKITAYIKKYGVSPKVEAGVTVFNAVKNEALNAAQNINGVSFSFVGEIPILTVAGKKIEMLMDATGTDGNNIDTSAMLILSDPATLAVGYGCLVWGDVKSNESKIARAELVAGELRVEETTGQKGIWAKSAPMPIVVNTNKFNRYNCTGL